A genomic stretch from Kogia breviceps isolate mKogBre1 chromosome 1, mKogBre1 haplotype 1, whole genome shotgun sequence includes:
- the TSPAN2 gene encoding tetraspanin-2 isoform X2 — MKDFSSEDSSPEYFYMGLYVLVGAGALMMAVGFFGCCGATRESQCVLGSFFTCLLVIFAAEITTGVFAFIGKDVAIRHVQTMYEEAYNDYLRDKEKGNGTLITFHSTFQCCGKESSEQVQPTCPKELLGHKNCINEIESIISVKLQFIGIVGIGIAGLTIFGMIFSMVLCCAIRNSQDVI; from the exons ATGAAGGATTTCTCATCGGAGGACAGTTCCCCAGAGTACTTCTACATGG GGCTCTATGTGCTGGTTGGAGCGGGGGCCCTGATGATGGCCGTGGGCTTCTTCGGGTGCTGTGGAGCCACGCGGGAGTCCCAGTGTGTTCTCGGATCT TTTTTTACCTGCCTATTGGTGATATTTGCTGCTGAAATAACCACTGGAGTATTTGCTTTCATAGGCAAGGATGTA GCTATACGACATGTTCAGACCATGTATGAAGAAGCTTATAATGATTACCTTAGAGAcaaggaaaagggaaatgggACTCTCATCACCTTCCACTCAACA TTTCAGTGCTGTGGAAAAGAAAGCTCTGAACAGGTACAACCGACCTGCCCAAAGGAGCTCCTAGGACACAAG aATTGCATTAATGAAATTGAGAGCATAATCAGTGTTAAGCTCCAGTTCATCGGAATTGTCGGTATTGGAATCGCAGGTCTCACG ATCTTTGGCATGATATTCAGCATGGTCCTTTGCTGTGCGATACGAAATTCACAAGATGTCATATGA
- the TSPAN2 gene encoding tetraspanin-2 isoform X1 yields the protein MGRFGGGLRCIKYLLLGFNLLFWLAGSAVIAFGLWFRFGGTMKDFSSEDSSPEYFYMGLYVLVGAGALMMAVGFFGCCGATRESQCVLGSFFTCLLVIFAAEITTGVFAFIGKDVAIRHVQTMYEEAYNDYLRDKEKGNGTLITFHSTFQCCGKESSEQVQPTCPKELLGHKNCINEIESIISVKLQFIGIVGIGIAGLTIFGMIFSMVLCCAIRNSQDVI from the exons CTGGCAGGGTCGGCTGTCATTGCTTTTGGACTGTGGTTCCGGTTTGGAGGCACCATGAAGGATTTCTCATCGGAGGACAGTTCCCCAGAGTACTTCTACATGG GGCTCTATGTGCTGGTTGGAGCGGGGGCCCTGATGATGGCCGTGGGCTTCTTCGGGTGCTGTGGAGCCACGCGGGAGTCCCAGTGTGTTCTCGGATCT TTTTTTACCTGCCTATTGGTGATATTTGCTGCTGAAATAACCACTGGAGTATTTGCTTTCATAGGCAAGGATGTA GCTATACGACATGTTCAGACCATGTATGAAGAAGCTTATAATGATTACCTTAGAGAcaaggaaaagggaaatgggACTCTCATCACCTTCCACTCAACA TTTCAGTGCTGTGGAAAAGAAAGCTCTGAACAGGTACAACCGACCTGCCCAAAGGAGCTCCTAGGACACAAG aATTGCATTAATGAAATTGAGAGCATAATCAGTGTTAAGCTCCAGTTCATCGGAATTGTCGGTATTGGAATCGCAGGTCTCACG ATCTTTGGCATGATATTCAGCATGGTCCTTTGCTGTGCGATACGAAATTCACAAGATGTCATATGA